A genome region from Brassica oleracea var. oleracea cultivar TO1000 chromosome C2, BOL, whole genome shotgun sequence includes the following:
- the LOC106326214 gene encoding GDSL esterase/lipase At2g03980-like isoform X2 produces the protein MGLPSYLKPYLLFLLLCLLNVITINSKKSLKGEAVLFGGNFPALYVIGDSLVDPGNNNHLLTLVKANFKPYGSNFEGGKATGRFSDGKTIADYIGIFFFSYLAPAYMGLSKKEKNNLSTGFNYASASCGIFPDTGKQFGRCLSMNVQIDLLNKTIKKNLKKKFKRQSELSRHLGGSLFMTAIGVNDYAFTYKKNATDANEFASKLLNEFLIRLERLYNLGARNFFVNNIKPLGCYPNIIAETVPRGSCDDSLNLAIDIFNVQLRESLSHMRHKLSNTSFLYSDYFNFMLELRGPSSNQVSSNLLNTTSPCCPKVYNGGSTTTCLPFSKACKEPDMFIFFDPRHPTQIANFMYAIRCFQERQVCHVVID, from the exons ATGGGTTTGCCTTCTTATCTAAAGCCATACCTTCTTTTTCTCCTCTTGTGTCTTCTCAATGTTATCACAATTAACTCCAAAAAATCATTAAAAGGAGAGGCCGTGCTTTTTGGCGGGAATTTTCCAGCTTTGTATGTTATTGGAGATTCATTGGTTGATCCAGGAAACAATAATCATCTTTTGACGCTAGTCAAAGCGAATTTTAAACCTTATGGTTCTAACTTTGAAGGAGGCAAAGCTACCGGCCGTTTTAGTGATGGCAAAACAATTGCTGATTATATTGGTA TATTCTTTTTCAGCTATTTGGCTCCTGCTTAC ATGGGATTATCTAAAAAAGAAAAAAACAACCTCTCAACGGGTTTTAACTATGCTTCTGCTAGCTGTGGGATTTTTCCTGACACAGGAAAGCAATTT GGAAGATGTCTCTCGATGAATGTCCAAATCGATCTACTCAATAAAACTATTAAGAAAAATCTTAAGAAAAAGTTCAAGAGGCAGTCAGAGCTTAGTAGACACTTGGGTGGATCGTTGTTTATGACCGCGATTGGGGTCAATGATTACGCTTTCACCTATAAAAAGAACGCAACCGATGCGAATGAGTTTGCAAGCAAGCTTCTTAATGAGTTCTTGATACGCCTCGAG AGATTATATAACTTAGGAGCACGGAACTTCTTCGTGAACAACATTAAACCTTTAGGTTGTTACCCAAATATCATTGCAGAGACGGTACCTCGTGGAAGCTGCGACGACTCTTTAAACCTTGCTATCGACATTTTCAATGTTCAGCTTAGAGAAAGCCTGTCTCATATGCGTCACAAGCTCTCCAACACTTCTTTCTTATACTCTGACTACTTCAACTTCATGTTGGAACTTCGTGGACCTTCGAGCAATCAAGTTAGTTCGAATCTATTGAACACAACAAGCCCATGTTGTCCTAAAGTTTATAATGGAGGTTCAACTACGACTTGTTTGCCGTTCTCAAAGGCGTGTAAGGAACCAGACATGTTTATCTTCTTCGATCCGCGCCATCCAACTCAAATAGCGAATTTCATGTATGCTATTCGGTGCTTTCAGGAGAGACAAGTTTGTCATGTGGTGATAGATTAA
- the LOC106326214 gene encoding GDSL esterase/lipase At2g03980-like isoform X1, protein MGLPSYLKPYLLFLLLCLLNVITINSKKSLKGEAVLFGGNFPALYVIGDSLVDPGNNNHLLTLVKANFKPYGSNFEGGKATGRFSDGKTIADYGIIFFFFFFFFSHMGLSKKEKNNLSTGFNYASASCGIFPDTGKQFGRCLSMNVQIDLLNKTIKKNLKKKFKRQSELSRHLGGSLFMTAIGVNDYAFTYKKNATDANEFASKLLNEFLIRLERLYNLGARNFFVNNIKPLGCYPNIIAETVPRGSCDDSLNLAIDIFNVQLRESLSHMRHKLSNTSFLYSDYFNFMLELRGPSSNQVSSNLLNTTSPCCPKVYNGGSTTTCLPFSKACKEPDMFIFFDPRHPTQIANFMYAIRCFQERQVCHVVID, encoded by the exons ATGGGTTTGCCTTCTTATCTAAAGCCATACCTTCTTTTTCTCCTCTTGTGTCTTCTCAATGTTATCACAATTAACTCCAAAAAATCATTAAAAGGAGAGGCCGTGCTTTTTGGCGGGAATTTTCCAGCTTTGTATGTTATTGGAGATTCATTGGTTGATCCAGGAAACAATAATCATCTTTTGACGCTAGTCAAAGCGAATTTTAAACCTTATGGTTCTAACTTTGAAGGAGGCAAAGCTACCGGCCGTTTTAGTGATGGCAAAACAATTGCTGATT ATGGGATTATCTTTTTTTTTTTTTTTTTTTTTTTTTCACACATGGGATTATCTAAAAAAGAAAAAAACAACCTCTCAACGGGTTTTAACTATGCTTCTGCTAGCTGTGGGATTTTTCCTGACACAGGAAAGCAATTT GGAAGATGTCTCTCGATGAATGTCCAAATCGATCTACTCAATAAAACTATTAAGAAAAATCTTAAGAAAAAGTTCAAGAGGCAGTCAGAGCTTAGTAGACACTTGGGTGGATCGTTGTTTATGACCGCGATTGGGGTCAATGATTACGCTTTCACCTATAAAAAGAACGCAACCGATGCGAATGAGTTTGCAAGCAAGCTTCTTAATGAGTTCTTGATACGCCTCGAG AGATTATATAACTTAGGAGCACGGAACTTCTTCGTGAACAACATTAAACCTTTAGGTTGTTACCCAAATATCATTGCAGAGACGGTACCTCGTGGAAGCTGCGACGACTCTTTAAACCTTGCTATCGACATTTTCAATGTTCAGCTTAGAGAAAGCCTGTCTCATATGCGTCACAAGCTCTCCAACACTTCTTTCTTATACTCTGACTACTTCAACTTCATGTTGGAACTTCGTGGACCTTCGAGCAATCAAGTTAGTTCGAATCTATTGAACACAACAAGCCCATGTTGTCCTAAAGTTTATAATGGAGGTTCAACTACGACTTGTTTGCCGTTCTCAAAGGCGTGTAAGGAACCAGACATGTTTATCTTCTTCGATCCGCGCCATCCAACTCAAATAGCGAATTTCATGTATGCTATTCGGTGCTTTCAGGAGAGACAAGTTTGTCATGTGGTGATAGATTAA
- the LOC106325934 gene encoding GDSL esterase/lipase At2g03980-like — translation MGLPSLKPCLLLIFLFLLNVSTINSKPSKVEPVLFGGNFQALYVIGDSLVDSGNNNNLNTSVKANFAPYGSDFEGGKPTGRFSNGKTIADYIAIYYGLPLAPAYMGLSEEQKNNISTGINYASASCGIFPDTGTQLGKCLSLSAQVDLFEKTIDNNLKKKFKTNSELTKHLAGSLFMTAIGVNDYAFYFKETTDPNEFAKKLLHDFLKQIKRLHELGARKFFINNLKPLGCYPNYIVANTVPRGSCSKYLNKAVAKYNVKLRKSLTHLKKTFSEASFLYSDYFNFMLGLRGPSTNQVSSNLMNSISPCCPSVYDGDKRTSCTPRSSSCKVPDTHIFFDPFHPTELANFMYSIGCFQQRKVCQVV, via the exons ATGGGTTTGCCTTCTCTAAAGCCATGCCTTCTTTTGATCTTCCTTTTTCTTCTCAATGTCTCCACCATTAACTCGAAGCCATCAAAAGTAGAACCTGTGCTTTTTGGCGGGAATTTTCAGGCTTTGTATGTTATAGGAGATTCATTGGTTGATTCAGGGAACAATAACAATCTTAACACGTCTGTCAAAGCGAATTTTGCTCCTTATGGTTCTGACTTTGAAGGAGGCAAACCCACCGGCCGTTTTAGCAATGGCAAAACAATTGCTGATTACATTG CTATTTATTATGGGCTTCCTTTGGCTCCTGCGTATATGGGATTATCAGAAGAACAAAAGAACAATATCTCAACTGGTATTAATTATGCTTCTGCTAGCTGTGGGATTTTTCCTGATACAGGAACGCAACTG GGCAAATGTCTTTCGTTGAGTGCCCAAGTTGATCTATTCGAAAAGACCATCGACAATAATCTGAAGAAAAAGTTTAAGACGAACTCAGAGCTCACTAAACACTTGGCTGGATCGTTGTTCATGACTGCGATTGGAGTTAACGATTACGCTTTCTACTTTAAAGAGACAACCGATCCAAATGAATTCGCAAAAAAGCTTCTTCATGATTTCTTGAAGCAGATTAAG AGATTGCATGAGTTAGGAGCAAGGAAGTTCTTCATCAACAATCTTAAACCATTAGGATGTTACCCAAATTACATAGTAGCTAACACCGTACCACGTGGAAGCTGCAGCAAGTATTTAAACAAAGCGGTTGCCAAATACAACGTCAAGCTAAGGAAAAGCCTGACTCATTTGAAAAAAACATTCTCCGAAGCTTCTTTCTTATACTCAGATTACTTCAACTTCATGTTGGGACTTCGCGGACCATCGACCAATCAAGTTAGTTCGAATCTAATGAACTCGATAAGCCCATGTTGCCCTAGCGTTTATGATGGAGATAAACGCACGAGTTGCACGCCACGATCAAGCTCGTGTAAGGTGCCAGATACACATATTTTCTTTGATCCATTTCATCCGACTGAATTGGCGAATTTCATGTACTCAATTGGATGTTTCCAGCAGAGAAAAGTTTGCCAAGTTGTGTGA